Proteins encoded by one window of Panicum virgatum strain AP13 chromosome 7N, P.virgatum_v5, whole genome shotgun sequence:
- the LOC120682289 gene encoding wall-associated receptor kinase 1-like isoform X1 yields the protein MGARFLQIGLGLVLLLAAQHAPAVAIPGPECQTKCGEVDIQYPFGIGDNCSLSEGFNASCQEVQRGVYKPFIGNVELLNISLINGTIRELNHISTYCYNSSGMMDPDTWYYDASLTPYRFSDVHNKFTIIGCNTLAYIYDSTGTGYQSGCVSTCQNQTDLPNGSCSGIGCCQTAIPKGMGYYEVGFDSGFNTSQIRNFSRCSYAVLMEVESFNFSTTYISTTKFNDTNAGRAPVVMDWAIRNGTMSLGCEEAKLNKTGTYACLSSNSGCVDSRNGPGYLCNCSKGYEGNPYLPDGCHDVDECKNSPCPSGGACHNTIGGYRCSCRVGLKFSAQNNSCDLDTSLIIGVTLGSAGGILFLAALVAVLTRRWQRIVQKRLRKVYFRKNKGILLEQLISSDNTASDGTKIFSLNELEKATNNFDHTRVVGRGGHGTVYKGILSDQRVVAIKRSKVKESVEIEQFINEVAILSQINHRNVVKLHGCCLETEVPLLVYEFISNGTLYDLLHREQNDILLQLSWEERLRIAVEVAGALAYLHSAASMAILHRDIKCMNILLNDSYTAKVSDFGASKSIPIDQTHLVTAVQGTFGYLDPEYYHTGQLNEKSDVYSFGVILLELLTRKKAIVENGSCERQNLSSFSFEEMGKRPLDEVVDREILEETSEEAIMSMARLAEECLSLTREERPTMKDVEMRLQMLRARQGVAPRKKRDNEATRRCEAVRAKMINGAISVAAAATASLHGSRQYSLEQEFVLSSRVPR from the exons ATGGGAGCGCGCTTCCTACAGATCGGCCTTGGCCTTGTGCTTCTTCTGGCGGCACAGCACGCCCCTGCTGTTGCGATTCCTGGCCCAGAATGCCAAACAAAATGTGGCGAAGTTGACATTCAGTACCCGTTCGGCATCGGCGACAACTGCTCGCTGTCAGAAGGCTTTAATGCCAGTTGCCAGGAGGTCCAACGTGGTGTCTACAAGCCATTCATCGGTAATGTGGAGCTGCTCAACATTTCCTTGATTAATGGCACGATCCGGGAGTTGAACCACATCTCTACGTACTGCTACAACTCCTCTGGTATGATGGACCCTGATACTTGGTATTACGATGCAAGCCTTACCCCGTACCGGTTCTCAGATGTCCACAACAAGTTCACCATCATAGGGTGCAATACCCTCGCCTACATCTATGACAGCACCGGTACGGGCTACCAGAGTGGGTGCGTCTCAACATGCCAGAATCAGACAGACTTACCAAACGGATCCTGCTCCGGCATAGGCTGCTGCCAGACAGCTATACCCAAGGGAATGGGCTACTACGAAGTCGGCTTCGATAGTGGTTTCAACACAAGCCAAATTAGGAATTTCAGCCGCTGCAGCTACGCCGTGCTGATGGAGGTGGAATCGTTCAACTTTAGCACCACGTACATCAGCACGACCAAGTTCAACGACACAAATGCCGGGCGAGCACCTGTGGTGATGGACTGGGCGATAAGAAATGGGACGATGTCTTTGGGGTGCGAAGAAGCCAAACTGAATAAGACGGGCACCTATGCATGCCTCAGCAGCAACAGCGGGTGTGTCGACTCCAGAAATGGGCCAGGCTACCTATGCAATTGCTCAAAAGGTTATGAAGGCAACCCCTATCTTCCAGATGGATGTCATG ATGTTGACGAGTGCAAGAACAGCCCATGCCCTTCAGGAGGTGCTTGCCACAACACAATAGGAGGATACCGATGTTCGTGCCGAGTAGGACTTAAGTTTTCGGCGCAAAACAATAGTTGTGACCTTGATACCAGCCTAATAATTG GTGTTACACTAGGCAGTGCTGGTGGCATTCTGTTTCTCGCTGCACTTGTTGCTGTTCTTACTCGGAGGTGGCAGAGAATTGTTCAGAAACGGCTTAGAAAGGTATATTTCCGGAAGAACAAAGGAATTCTCCTAGAACAGCTAATATCTTCGGACAATACTGCCAGTGATGGCACCAAGATATTCTCTCTTAACGAGCTAGAGAAGGCAACCAACAACTTTGATCACACACGTGTagtcggccgcggcggccacggcacGGTCTACAAGGGCATCCTGAGTGACCAGCGCGTGGTGGCTATCAAGAGATCAAAAGTTAAGGAAAGCGTCGAGATCGAGCAGTTCATCAACGAGGTGGCTATACTCTCCCAGATCAACCACCGGAACGTGGTGAAGCTCCATGGATGCTGCCTCGAGACTGAGGTGCCTCTACTGGTCTACGAGTTCATCTCCAACGGCACCTTGTATGACCTCCTGCACCGTGAGCAAAATGACATCTTGCTGCAGTTATCTTGGGAGGAGCGCCTAAGGATTGCCGTCGAGGTCGCCGGCGCGCTGGCGTACCTACATTCAGCGGCTTCGATGGCCATTCTGCATAGAGATATCAAGTGCATGAACATACTTCTGAACGACAGCTACACAGCAAAGGTTTCAGACTTTGGTGCGTCAAAGTCAATCCCAATTGATCAGACACATTTGGTCACCGCCGTGCAGGGCACGTTTGGATACTTGGACCCAGAATACTACCACACCGGCCAGCTCAACGAGAAGAGCGATGTTTACAGTTTTGGTGTCATACTTCTCGAGCTATtgacaaggaagaaagcaatAGTTGAGAATGGGAGCTGTGAGAGGCAAAACTTGTCGAGTTTTTCCTTCGAGGAGATGGGGAAGAGGCCACTCGATGAGGTAGTTGACAGGGAGATTTTGGAGGAAACAAGCGAGGAAGCGATTATGAGTATGGCTCGGCTGGCTGAGGAGTGCCTCAGCCTGACACGAGAAGAGAGGCCTACCATGAAGGACGTGGAGATGAGGCTGCAGATGCTAAGGGCCCGTCAAGGCGTTgctccgaggaagaagagggacaaCGAAGCGACCCGTCGTTGTGAAGCAGTGAGAGCCAAAATGATCAATGGTGCCATTtcggtggctgctgctgctactgctagtcTTCACGGCTCGCGCCAGTACAGCCTAGAGCAGGAGTTTGTGCTGTCCTCGCGCGTGCCGCGGTAG
- the LOC120682289 gene encoding putative wall-associated receptor kinase-like 16 isoform X2, whose protein sequence is MGARFLQIGLGLVLLLAAQHAPAVAIPGPECQTKCGEVDIQYPFGIGDNCSLSEGFNASCQEVQRGVYKPFIGNVELLNISLINGTIRELNHISTYCYNSSGMMDPDTWYYDASLTPYRFSDVHNKFTIIGCNTLAYIYDSTGTGYQSGCVSTCQNQTDLPNGSCSGIGCCQTAIPKGMGYYEVGFDSGFNTSQIRNFSRCSYAVLMEVESFNFSTTYISTTKFNDTNAGRAPVVMDWAIRNGTMSLGCEEAKLNKTGTYACLSSNSGCVDSRNGPGYLCNCSKGYEGNPYLPDGCHDADECKNSPCPSGGVCHNTEGGYWCSCRAGRKFSKQSNTCSPDIGLIIGVTAGFLVLVIFSFSGHMILQKRKLTKVKHEYFSQHGGMILFERMRSEKGLAFTVFSEAEIVQSTNNYDKSRIIGKGGHGTVYKGIVKGSMPVAIKRCALIDERQKKEFGQEMLILSQINHKNIVKLVGCCLEVEVPMLVYEFIPNGTLFELIHGKNHALQISFSTLLRIAHEAAEGLNFLHSYASPPIIHGDVKTANILLDENYMAKVSDFGASILAPSDKEQYVTMVQGTWGYLDPEYMLTCQLTEKSDVFSFGVILLEVLTDQEPLKLDGPETERSLSSNFLSAMKENNLDAVLPSHVKGQESSELIRGLAELAKQCLDMCGSNRPSMKEIADELGRLRKLSLHPWVQIDAEMETQSLLSGPSTASFEIEGATSRYPTQEGENLPINPRSSYYAR, encoded by the exons ATGGGAGCGCGCTTCCTACAGATCGGCCTTGGCCTTGTGCTTCTTCTGGCGGCACAGCACGCCCCTGCTGTTGCGATTCCTGGCCCAGAATGCCAAACAAAATGTGGCGAAGTTGACATTCAGTACCCGTTCGGCATCGGCGACAACTGCTCGCTGTCAGAAGGCTTTAATGCCAGTTGCCAGGAGGTCCAACGTGGTGTCTACAAGCCATTCATCGGTAATGTGGAGCTGCTCAACATTTCCTTGATTAATGGCACGATCCGGGAGTTGAACCACATCTCTACGTACTGCTACAACTCCTCTGGTATGATGGACCCTGATACTTGGTATTACGATGCAAGCCTTACCCCGTACCGGTTCTCAGATGTCCACAACAAGTTCACCATCATAGGGTGCAATACCCTCGCCTACATCTATGACAGCACCGGTACGGGCTACCAGAGTGGGTGCGTCTCAACATGCCAGAATCAGACAGACTTACCAAACGGATCCTGCTCCGGCATAGGCTGCTGCCAGACAGCTATACCCAAGGGAATGGGCTACTACGAAGTCGGCTTCGATAGTGGTTTCAACACAAGCCAAATTAGGAATTTCAGCCGCTGCAGCTACGCCGTGCTGATGGAGGTGGAATCGTTCAACTTTAGCACCACGTACATCAGCACGACCAAGTTCAACGACACAAATGCCGGGCGAGCACCTGTGGTGATGGACTGGGCGATAAGAAATGGGACGATGTCTTTGGGGTGCGAAGAAGCCAAACTGAATAAGACGGGCACCTATGCATGCCTCAGCAGCAACAGCGGGTGTGTCGACTCCAGAAATGGGCCAGGCTACCTATGCAATTGCTCAAAAGGTTATGAAGGCAACCCCTATCTTCCAGATGGATGTCATG ATGCTGATGAGTGCAAGAACAGCCCATGCCCTTCAGGAGGTGTTTGCCACAACACAGAAGGAGGGTACTGGTGTTCTTGTCGAGCGGGAAGAAAATTTTCCAAACAAAGCAATACATGCAGCCCTGATATCGGATTAATAATAG GGGTTACAGCCGGCTTTCTTGTTCTCGTGATTTTCTCCTTCTCGGGACATATGATCCTTCAAAAGAGGAAACTGACCAAAGTTAAGCATGAGTATTTTAGCCAACATGGAGGCATGATTCTGTTTGAGAGGATGAGATCAGAAAAAGGTCTTGCTTTCACGGTGTTTAGCGAAGCTGAAATTGTACAATCCACAAACAACTACGATAAGAGCAGAATAATTGGAAAGGGTGGCCATGGAACAGTCTACAAAGGGATAGTTAAGGGCAGCATGCCGGTTGCGATTAAGCGGTGTGCACTTATCGACGAGAGGCAAAAGAAGGAATTTGGACAAGAAATGCTAATACTTTCCCAGATCAACCACAAGAACATTGTCAAACTTGTGGGTTGTTGCCTTGAGGTGGAAGTTCCAATGTTAGTCTATGAGTTCATCCCAAATGGCACACTGTTTGAACTTATCCATGGCAAGAACCATGCATTACAGATATCTTTCAGCACCTTATTAAGGATTGCTCATGAAGCAGCTGAAGGTCTCAATTTCCTACACTCGTACGCATCTCCTCCAATCATCCATGGTGATGTGAAGACTGCCAATATTCTTTTAGATGAAAACTACATGGCCAAAGTGTCAGATTTTGGAGCCTCCATACTAGCCCCATCCGACAAAGAGCAATACGTCACAATGGTTCAAGGTACCTGGGGCTACCTAGACCCTGAATACATGCTGACATGCCAATTGACAGAGAAAAGCGATGTATTTAGCTTTGGTGTTATCCTTCTAGAGGTCCTCACAGACCAAGAGCCTCTGAAATTGGACGGGCCTGAGACGGAAAGAAGCCTGTCGTCAAATTTCCTGTCCGCTATGAAGGAGAACAATCTTGATGCGGTCTTGCCGAGCCATGTAAAGGGGCAAGAGAGCAGCGAATTGATCAGAGGCCTCGCGGAGCTAGCCAAGCAGTGCCTGGACATGTGCGGCAGCAACAGACCGTCGATGAAGGAAATCGCCGATGAGCTCGGCCGGTTGAGGAAGCTTTCGCTGCATCCTTGGGTACAAATAGATGCTGAGATGGAGACTCAAAGCCTTCTCAGTGGACCATCGACTGCTAGCTTTGAAATAGAAGGTGCTACTTCTAGGTATCCTACACAAGAAGGCGAGAACCTGCCCATCAACCCAAGAAGTTCATACTATGCGAGGTGA